A part of Paenibacillus sp. IHBB 10380 genomic DNA contains:
- a CDS encoding DUF418 domain-containing protein — translation MNQIDTGNRIRVIDAIRGFCLLGILIANMLIFQYGMYGQGELQQFNPTSLDTIFHHILKITVVGSFMPIFMFLFGYSLYKLRGSLVKRNLKPGWVLARRFFMLIALGLMHSLLLWEGDILLAYGVTGFTLLLFVKRKPKTLMIWGIILSILMAGLSYGIEKKTVKEEARMQQYVATSIEVYGEGTYQEITKFRFNEDPLDLPPGAIIIVMFFTPFLLLPMFLFGIAAASKQWFHNPRRERRRYVWATAILLPLGLAFKSIAELQPQSPWSGVFLTAGGQLLALGYIFALALVLSHLSKRSVLVSAFESVGRMSMTNYLMQTVICTTLFYGYGLGWFGQIGIVNGFLLALLIYTVQAVLTSLLLRRFKNGPIERLLRMWTYLSLSGKPRASHKVVNDPSLNTSV, via the coding sequence ATGAATCAAATAGACACAGGAAACCGCATTCGCGTTATAGATGCGATTCGCGGCTTCTGCTTACTCGGTATACTTATTGCAAATATGCTCATTTTCCAGTATGGGATGTACGGACAAGGGGAACTACAACAATTTAACCCTACAAGCTTGGACACGATATTTCATCATATACTGAAAATTACAGTTGTCGGAAGTTTTATGCCGATCTTTATGTTCCTGTTTGGCTATAGCTTATATAAGCTTCGGGGAAGCTTGGTGAAGCGTAACTTAAAGCCTGGATGGGTGTTAGCTCGGCGCTTCTTCATGCTCATTGCGTTAGGCTTGATGCACAGCCTATTACTATGGGAGGGCGACATTTTACTAGCCTACGGGGTAACGGGCTTTACTTTGCTACTATTCGTTAAGAGGAAGCCGAAGACGCTAATGATATGGGGAATCATACTGAGCATATTGATGGCGGGCCTAAGCTATGGTATCGAGAAGAAGACAGTTAAAGAAGAAGCGCGGATGCAGCAGTATGTCGCAACATCTATTGAAGTCTATGGTGAGGGGACCTATCAAGAGATTACTAAGTTTCGCTTTAACGAGGATCCGCTTGATTTGCCGCCAGGCGCTATAATTATCGTGATGTTCTTCACACCGTTCCTGCTGCTTCCGATGTTCTTGTTCGGGATTGCCGCTGCAAGCAAACAGTGGTTTCACAATCCGCGGCGAGAAAGACGTAGATACGTGTGGGCGACGGCGATCCTTCTGCCGCTTGGTCTAGCGTTTAAGAGCATAGCTGAACTCCAACCACAATCCCCTTGGAGCGGCGTATTCCTTACGGCGGGAGGGCAGCTTCTCGCACTTGGATATATTTTTGCACTAGCACTGGTGCTATCGCACTTATCGAAGCGATCAGTGCTCGTATCGGCGTTTGAATCGGTCGGTCGCATGTCGATGACGAACTATTTGATGCAAACTGTCATTTGTACGACCTTATTTTATGGTTATGGGCTGGGTTGGTTCGGACAAATCGGCATTGTGAACGGCTTTCTATTGGCCCTGCTCATATATACTGTACAGGCTGTACTAACGAGCCTGCTACTACGACGATTTAAGAACGGTCCAATCGAGAGACTTCTTAGGATGTGGACTTATCTCTCACTCAGCGGCAAGCCACGTGCTTCGCATAAGGTTGTTAATGATCCGAGTTTAAATACCTCCGTGTGA
- a CDS encoding response regulator transcription factor, with amino-acid sequence MNMNKIVIVDDEPSIVKMLQLVLQKEGFHQLYTAGTCQEALDTIARNGADIVLLDVMLPDGSGFELCSQIRQLGNPHILFLTAKVSDLDVLTGFAMGGDDYITKPFNPLEIAARIKARLRRIDEIGKPVARNNTVAQTVYSYGRFQLNEAAGELLVDGAVVTCPAQVFQLLLYFCKNPGIVFSKAQLYEAVWSIDGLGDDNTVMVHIRRIRERIEHDPSLPTHLLTVRGLGYKLAKEPINV; translated from the coding sequence ATGAATATGAATAAAATAGTTATCGTTGATGATGAACCCTCTATTGTAAAAATGCTGCAACTTGTGCTCCAAAAGGAAGGATTTCACCAATTATATACAGCTGGAACCTGCCAAGAAGCACTCGATACGATTGCTCGTAACGGAGCTGATATCGTTCTGCTCGATGTTATGCTACCGGACGGTAGTGGTTTTGAATTATGTTCGCAAATACGCCAATTAGGCAACCCACATATTTTATTTTTGACTGCCAAGGTGTCTGATCTGGACGTTCTGACTGGATTCGCGATGGGTGGCGATGATTACATTACGAAGCCGTTTAATCCGCTTGAGATAGCCGCCCGCATTAAGGCTCGTCTGCGGCGCATTGATGAGATTGGCAAACCTGTGGCAAGAAACAATACTGTGGCACAAACTGTGTATAGCTATGGCCGCTTTCAATTAAATGAAGCTGCAGGGGAGCTACTTGTAGATGGTGCTGTTGTTACCTGTCCGGCTCAAGTGTTTCAGCTGTTATTGTATTTCTGCAAAAATCCCGGCATTGTCTTCTCTAAAGCGCAACTATATGAAGCCGTGTGGAGTATCGATGGACTTGGAGATGATAATACCGTGATGGTCCATATTCGCCGCATTCGTGAACGGATTGAGCATGATCCGAGTTTGCCTACCCATCTGCTGACTGTCCGCGGACTAGGCTATAAGCTGGCTAAGGAGCCGATCAACGTATGA